TGGCTAGGCGAAGCTGGAGAGCGACAGGCGCTGCCTCGGGATCGTCAAGCAGCGATAGTGCCTCGCGCATTAGAGACAAAGCGACCGCGACGGCATCTACGCATTCACACATACTCCCTCCCACTATGATGCCATCACGGGGCGATTAAAGGCGCTCACCGCGTAGTGACCAGCAGCCTCCGATCCGCCTGCGATAGCGCAATGGAGCCAAAAGAGCGTGCCAGCCTGAAAATCCGGTCTACGCTTTCTCCAATATATGCCGACCTTTCGCCAGCATCGGCGTGACGATCGGCATCGTCAGCATTGTCGATCCGATAGCCACCAGAAGGAGCGTCGTGAAAAGATCAGAAGTAATGATCCCCTTATCCAGAAGAACGGTTATGAAGATTATCAATATGAGGGCCTTGGTCTGTAGAAGCCATCCTATAAGCAACGACTCGGACAGTTCCCATTTGAGGATGCGCCCCGATGCGACCATTCCCAGAATCTTTGCTGCAACGGAGACGGCGAGCAGGATGCCGGCTGCGACGAACGCGCCAGCGCCACCCATCTCCCAAGTAGTCTTCAAACCGGTCGAAAGGAAATAGAAAGGCATGATCGATATTAGGATGTTGTTTCTAAATGCATCCATCTTTTCAATCTTAAACCATTTGCTGTCGAGAACAGCTCCGGACAAGAATGCGCCTACCATGTAATGCAGTCCAGCCCAATCCGCGCCAAGGCTGCAAAGAGCAAGCCATAGCAAACCATAAATCCACCGATCTTCGTCTTTTGCGGACGAGATGAGCTTGCGGATTATCATGGAGAACGGCACAAATAAGACGAAAAAGAGCGATTGCCGAGCAAGTCGCTCCACATCGATCAGGATCAAGGATAGAACGGCCCAGATCGCAACATCATCAAGGCTGGCGTATCGTAAAATCCTCTGACCCAGGCCAGTCCGAAGGATGGCCATGTTCTCCATCAAGAGGATCAGGATCGGCAGCGCCGTGACGGAGCAAGACATACCAACGCCGACCACTACCTGCCACGGTGCGCTATTCGGCCCCGCCCAATTGAAATGGGGCATGAGGACAGACGCGGCGATTGATCCTAGCGTCAGCGGCATAAGAAGCGCGAATGCAGCTACTGTTCCAGTTTCTCCGCGC
The genomic region above belongs to Methylorubrum populi and contains:
- a CDS encoding cation:proton antiporter — protein: MTVTELFLVSTLVIFGAPYIVWRLLGRSDWAPLVVVQIIGGILLGPNILGSLAPSTYGTIMNPQVLTAINGIAWWAIMLFVWIAGIELDLREAWRKRGETGTVAAFALLMPLTLGSIAASVLMPHFNWAGPNSAPWQVVVGVGMSCSVTALPILILLMENMAILRTGLGQRILRYASLDDVAIWAVLSLILIDVERLARQSLFFVLFVPFSMIIRKLISSAKDEDRWIYGLLWLALCSLGADWAGLHYMVGAFLSGAVLDSKWFKIEKMDAFRNNILISIMPFYFLSTGLKTTWEMGGAGAFVAAGILLAVSVAAKILGMVASGRILKWELSESLLIGWLLQTKALILIIFITVLLDKGIITSDLFTTLLLVAIGSTMLTMPIVTPMLAKGRHILEKA